A genome region from Vibrio tapetis subsp. tapetis includes the following:
- the lpxD gene encoding UDP-3-O-(3-hydroxymyristoyl)glucosamine N-acyltransferase → MTTLSLAQVAQIADGQLHGDNETVISGFAALEKADSGQLAFLSNPKFRKALPDCKASAVLVRDSELEFCTGNAIVVADPYVAYAKIAQALDSTPAPAHDIAPSAVIASDASIGNQVSIGANAVIESGAVIAEGACIGAGCFIGKQAKIGARTKLWSNVSVYHNVEIGDDCLIQANAVIGSDGFGNANDKGEWIKIPQVGSVKVGNRVEIGACTTIDRGTLDDTVIEDNVVLDNQIQIAHNVHVGYGCAMAGAVIVAGSTHIGKYCFFGGGAVVNGHITIVDQVTVTGMSMVMRDITEKGVYSSGVPVQPNKEWRKMVPRVHKIAELDRRLKACEKRDN, encoded by the coding sequence ATGACGACATTATCCCTTGCTCAAGTAGCTCAAATTGCGGATGGTCAGCTTCACGGAGATAACGAAACCGTTATCTCCGGTTTTGCTGCACTAGAAAAAGCCGACTCTGGTCAGTTGGCTTTTTTATCTAATCCCAAGTTTCGTAAAGCGCTTCCAGATTGTAAAGCCAGTGCTGTATTGGTTCGAGACTCAGAACTCGAATTTTGTACAGGCAATGCCATTGTCGTCGCGGACCCTTATGTCGCGTACGCAAAGATTGCCCAAGCGTTGGATTCGACGCCAGCTCCAGCCCATGATATTGCGCCAAGCGCTGTTATCGCAAGCGATGCATCTATTGGTAACCAAGTGTCAATTGGAGCGAATGCTGTGATTGAGTCTGGTGCTGTAATCGCTGAAGGTGCATGCATTGGAGCAGGTTGCTTTATTGGTAAACAGGCTAAAATTGGTGCTCGAACCAAGTTGTGGTCAAATGTTAGCGTCTACCATAACGTTGAAATTGGCGATGATTGTTTGATACAAGCGAATGCAGTTATTGGTTCCGATGGCTTTGGCAACGCTAACGACAAAGGTGAGTGGATTAAAATTCCTCAGGTTGGGTCTGTTAAAGTTGGCAATCGAGTAGAGATCGGAGCATGTACCACCATCGACCGTGGTACACTTGATGACACTGTCATTGAAGATAATGTCGTGCTAGACAACCAAATCCAAATAGCACACAACGTGCACGTTGGTTATGGCTGCGCAATGGCGGGAGCCGTCATTGTTGCCGGTAGCACACACATAGGTAAATACTGCTTCTTTGGTGGTGGCGCTGTTGTTAATGGCCATATCACTATCGTAGATCAGGTTACCGTGACGGGGATGTCGATGGTAATGCGCGACATTACCGAAAAAGGCGTTTATTCCTCTGGTGTGCCAGTACAGCCAAATAAAGAATGGCGTAAAATGGTCCCTAGAGTCCACAAAATAGCAGAGCTCGATCGCCGCCTAAAAGCGTGTGAGAAACGAGATAATTAA
- the rnhB gene encoding ribonuclease HII translates to MTKIAPKPKKPVKELPPFEYPKGYQLIAGVDEVGRGPLVGDVVTAAVILDPNNPIEGLNDSKKLSEKKRLALFPEIKEKALAWSVGRCSPEEIDQFNILQATMVAMQRAIGGLSIQPDLALIDGNRVPELPMAGLAVVKGDLRVAEISAASIIAKVVRDAEMDELDKEYPEFGFAKHKGYPTKAHFEAIEQHGVIGEHRKSFKPVKRALGLE, encoded by the coding sequence ATGACTAAAATTGCTCCGAAACCTAAAAAGCCTGTGAAAGAACTCCCTCCATTTGAATATCCTAAAGGATACCAACTGATTGCAGGTGTAGATGAGGTTGGTCGTGGGCCATTGGTGGGGGATGTCGTGACGGCTGCGGTTATTTTAGATCCTAATAATCCGATTGAAGGCTTGAACGATTCCAAGAAACTGTCAGAAAAAAAACGTTTGGCTCTTTTCCCTGAGATCAAAGAAAAAGCGTTAGCATGGTCTGTCGGGCGATGCTCTCCAGAAGAAATTGATCAATTCAATATTCTTCAAGCGACTATGGTCGCAATGCAACGTGCTATTGGGGGGTTATCAATTCAACCTGACTTGGCACTCATCGACGGTAATCGCGTTCCTGAGCTTCCAATGGCAGGGTTAGCGGTTGTAAAAGGCGATTTACGAGTAGCCGAAATAAGTGCAGCCTCAATCATCGCCAAAGTTGTGCGCGATGCTGAAATGGACGAGCTGGATAAAGAATACCCAGAGTTTGGCTTTGCGAAACATAAAGGCTACCCAACTAAAGCCCACTTTGAAGCCATTGAACAGCATGGTGTTATCGGCGAGCATCGCAAAAGTTTTAAACCAGTAAAGCGAGCGTTAGGGCTTGAATAA
- the lpxA gene encoding acyl-ACP--UDP-N-acetylglucosamine O-acyltransferase has product MIHETAQIHPSAVIEGNVRIGANTTVGPFTYIAGDVEIGENNEIMSHVVIKGPSKIGNENRIFSFAIIGEECQDKKFSGEDTSLIVGDRNIIRESVQMHRGTVQDKGTTIVGSDNLFCVNAHIAHDCVVGDNVILGNNATLAGHVTIEDFVILTALSPVHQFCTLGAHCFVGGGSIVVQDVPPFVMAQGNHCKPFGINIEGMKRRGFTKDEIKAVRRAYKKLYRESLTLEEAKIEIATESEEYAVVKQFLEFLGKTQRGIIR; this is encoded by the coding sequence ATGATCCATGAAACGGCTCAAATTCATCCTTCAGCGGTCATTGAAGGTAATGTCAGAATTGGTGCTAACACGACTGTTGGGCCTTTTACTTACATTGCAGGTGACGTAGAGATTGGCGAAAACAACGAGATCATGTCTCATGTTGTGATCAAAGGTCCAAGCAAGATTGGTAATGAAAACCGCATTTTCTCTTTTGCTATCATTGGTGAAGAGTGCCAAGACAAGAAGTTCAGCGGTGAAGATACATCCTTGATTGTTGGTGACCGTAACATCATTCGTGAAAGCGTACAGATGCACCGAGGTACCGTTCAAGACAAAGGCACCACTATTGTTGGTAGTGATAACCTTTTTTGTGTTAATGCTCATATCGCACACGACTGTGTGGTGGGTGATAACGTCATTCTTGGTAACAACGCCACCTTAGCTGGTCACGTAACGATTGAAGACTTTGTGATTTTGACGGCGCTGTCACCCGTGCATCAATTTTGTACACTTGGCGCCCACTGTTTTGTCGGTGGAGGCTCTATTGTTGTTCAAGATGTGCCACCATTTGTGATGGCACAAGGTAACCACTGTAAGCCATTCGGTATTAATATCGAAGGGATGAAACGTCGTGGTTTTACGAAAGATGAAATCAAAGCGGTACGTCGTGCTTACAAAAAGCTATACCGTGAAAGCTTAACGCTTGAAGAAGCAAAAATCGAAATTGCAACTGAGTCTGAAGAGTACGCAGTTGTGAAACAGTTCCTAGAGTTCTTGGGTAAAACACAGCGTGGTATTATTCGCTAA
- the fabZ gene encoding 3-hydroxyacyl-ACP dehydratase FabZ: MNITEIQELLPHRYPFLMIDRVTDFEEGKYLVGLKNVSVNEPQFTGHFPKLPVFPGVLILEAMAQATGLLAFRTFGAPAENELYYFASIDKAKFRKPVMPGDQLVIEVEFIKERRGIALFNGVAKVDGDVVCSAELKCARREF; encoded by the coding sequence ATGAATATCACGGAGATCCAAGAACTTCTTCCACATCGCTATCCTTTCCTAATGATTGATCGCGTTACAGACTTCGAAGAAGGCAAATACTTGGTTGGTCTGAAGAATGTATCTGTTAACGAACCTCAGTTTACTGGTCACTTTCCAAAGCTTCCTGTTTTTCCTGGTGTGCTTATTCTAGAAGCAATGGCACAAGCGACAGGCTTGCTTGCATTCCGTACGTTTGGCGCACCTGCTGAGAACGAACTGTACTACTTCGCTAGTATTGATAAAGCTAAATTCCGTAAGCCAGTTATGCCTGGTGATCAATTAGTCATCGAAGTAGAATTCATTAAAGAACGTCGTGGTATTGCACTGTTTAATGGTGTGGCAAAAGTCGACGGTGATGTGGTGTGTTCTGCTGAACTAAAATGTGCACGTCGAGAGTTTTAA
- the dnaE gene encoding DNA polymerase III subunit alpha, with translation MSDPKFIHLRIHSDFSMVDGLSKVPPIVKKVAEYGMPAMALTDFTNLCGLVKFYNTATNCGIKPIIGADFTMQSAEFGDELTKLTVLATDNKGYNNLTLLISEAYQRGHVLHQPVIDKEWLANHNEGLIILSGGRVGEVGRALLKGNHSLVEECVAFYQQYFPDRFYLELTRTGRADEESYLHFALDLAEKTDLPVVATNEVVFLNEEQFDAHEIRVAIHDGFTMVDPRRPKNYSAQQYLRTEEEMCELFADIPEALQNSVEIAKRCNVTVRLNEYFLPNFPTEGMAIEDFLVKKSEEGLERRLAFLFPDEEVRLQRRPEYDERLKIELDVVNKMGFPGYFLIVMEFIQWSKDNDVPVGPGRGSGAGSLVAYALDITDLDPLEYDLLFERFLNPERVSMPDFDIDFCMDKRDQVIDHVAEMYGRDAVSQIITFGTMAAKAVIRDVGRVLGHPYGFVDRISKLVPPEPGMTLEKAFKAEPQLPEIYEADEEVRALIDMCRILEGCTRNAGKHAGGVVISPTTITDFAPIYCDADGNFPVTQFDKNDVETAGLVKFDFLGLRTLTIIDWALGLVNPRLKREGKEPVRIDSIPLDDQASFNLLQNSETTAVFQLESRGMKDLIKRLQPDSFEDIIALVALFRPGPLQSGMVDNFIDRKHGREAVSYPDEKWQHETLKETLEPTYGIILYQEQVMQIAQILAGYTLGGADMLRRAMGKKKPEEMAKQRTIFEEGAIANGVDGELAMKIFDLVEKFAGYGFNKSHSAAYALVSYQTLWLKTHYPAEFMAAVMTADMDNTEKVIGLVDECIRMKLKVLPPDINAGLYRFNVDESGAVVYGIGAIKGVGEGPIENIIAARDKGGYFKDLFDFCARVDIKKVNKRVIEKLIYAGALDRLGPHRAAMMASLNDAVKAASQHHQAEAFGQSDMFGVLTDAPEEVEQKYTQVPPWPEKVWLEGERDTLGLYLTGHPINAHLKELAKYTSCRLNDAQPTRRDQSLTIAGLVIAARVMTTKRGTRIGLMTLDDRSARMEVMLFSDALEKYAELLEIDKILVISGQVSFDDFNGGLKMSARDVMDLGNAREKYARALSVSILEEQIDSQFFERFSQILEPHRAGTVPVNVYYQRHDARARLALGVEWRVTPNDTLIDELKQLLGQGQVELEFN, from the coding sequence ATGTCTGACCCTAAATTTATTCACCTACGAATCCACAGCGACTTCTCAATGGTGGATGGCCTTTCTAAAGTGCCACCTATTGTGAAGAAAGTAGCAGAATATGGAATGCCAGCAATGGCGCTGACAGATTTTACCAACCTTTGTGGTTTGGTGAAGTTTTATAATACAGCGACGAATTGCGGTATCAAGCCGATCATTGGTGCAGACTTTACCATGCAATCTGCGGAGTTTGGCGATGAGTTGACCAAACTAACGGTGCTAGCTACCGATAACAAAGGTTACAACAACCTAACCTTGTTGATTTCTGAAGCTTACCAGCGTGGACATGTTTTACACCAACCTGTCATTGATAAAGAGTGGTTGGCAAACCATAACGAAGGTTTGATTATTTTATCAGGTGGGCGTGTTGGTGAGGTTGGCCGAGCGTTATTAAAAGGCAATCACAGCTTAGTTGAAGAATGTGTTGCCTTTTACCAGCAGTACTTCCCTGATCGTTTTTACTTAGAATTAACCAGAACAGGTCGTGCTGACGAGGAGAGCTACTTACACTTTGCGTTAGATTTGGCCGAAAAGACAGATTTGCCTGTTGTCGCCACGAACGAAGTGGTGTTCCTAAATGAAGAACAATTTGATGCCCATGAGATCCGTGTAGCGATCCATGATGGCTTCACCATGGTTGATCCTCGCCGACCAAAAAACTACAGCGCTCAGCAGTACCTGCGTACTGAAGAGGAAATGTGTGAGCTTTTTGCTGATATTCCAGAAGCACTACAGAACAGTGTCGAAATAGCTAAGCGTTGTAACGTTACCGTCCGTTTAAACGAGTACTTTTTGCCTAACTTTCCAACGGAAGGGATGGCGATTGAAGATTTCTTGGTCAAAAAATCAGAAGAAGGGCTAGAGCGTCGCTTGGCTTTCTTATTCCCTGATGAAGAAGTGCGTTTACAGCGTCGACCAGAATACGATGAGCGCTTGAAAATCGAGCTCGACGTTGTCAACAAAATGGGCTTTCCGGGTTACTTCCTTATCGTAATGGAGTTCATCCAGTGGTCTAAAGATAACGATGTGCCTGTTGGGCCTGGTCGTGGTTCTGGTGCCGGTTCCTTAGTGGCATACGCCCTGGACATCACAGACTTAGACCCACTTGAATACGATTTACTGTTTGAACGTTTCTTGAACCCAGAACGTGTCTCCATGCCCGATTTCGATATCGATTTCTGTATGGATAAACGAGATCAAGTTATAGACCACGTTGCTGAAATGTATGGCCGAGATGCGGTATCTCAGATCATTACCTTTGGTACCATGGCGGCAAAAGCGGTTATTCGAGATGTTGGCCGTGTGTTGGGTCATCCATATGGATTTGTCGATCGTATATCAAAGCTGGTTCCACCAGAGCCGGGCATGACTCTTGAGAAAGCCTTCAAAGCGGAACCACAACTGCCAGAAATATACGAAGCCGATGAAGAAGTACGCGCGCTTATCGATATGTGCCGTATTCTGGAAGGGTGTACACGTAACGCCGGTAAACACGCAGGGGGGGTTGTTATATCCCCCACTACCATTACTGACTTTGCCCCGATATATTGCGATGCCGATGGTAACTTCCCTGTTACCCAGTTTGACAAAAATGATGTTGAAACGGCAGGTTTGGTTAAATTCGATTTCTTGGGGTTACGGACACTAACCATTATTGATTGGGCTTTAGGCCTGGTTAACCCTAGATTAAAGCGCGAAGGCAAAGAGCCTGTTCGAATTGATTCGATTCCATTAGACGATCAAGCGTCGTTCAATCTGTTACAAAACTCGGAAACGACAGCGGTATTCCAGCTCGAATCTCGAGGCATGAAAGATCTGATCAAGCGCCTGCAACCGGATAGCTTTGAAGATATTATCGCATTGGTGGCTCTGTTTCGACCGGGTCCCTTGCAATCTGGCATGGTAGATAACTTTATCGACCGTAAACACGGGCGAGAAGCGGTCTCTTATCCAGATGAAAAATGGCAACATGAAACGCTAAAAGAAACTCTAGAGCCCACGTACGGCATTATCTTGTATCAAGAACAAGTCATGCAAATCGCCCAAATATTGGCTGGTTATACGCTTGGTGGGGCGGACATGCTTCGTCGTGCTATGGGTAAGAAAAAACCAGAAGAAATGGCGAAACAGCGTACTATCTTCGAAGAAGGCGCCATAGCAAATGGCGTTGATGGCGAACTCGCCATGAAGATCTTCGATTTAGTAGAGAAATTCGCAGGGTACGGTTTTAACAAATCGCACTCAGCGGCCTACGCATTGGTTTCGTATCAGACTCTTTGGCTGAAAACGCATTATCCTGCGGAGTTCATGGCGGCAGTAATGACCGCCGATATGGATAACACGGAAAAAGTCATTGGCTTGGTTGATGAATGCATCAGAATGAAGCTGAAAGTGCTACCACCTGACATCAATGCTGGTTTATATCGTTTCAATGTTGATGAGAGCGGCGCGGTTGTTTATGGTATCGGTGCAATTAAAGGGGTAGGTGAAGGTCCGATAGAAAATATCATTGCCGCCAGAGACAAAGGTGGCTATTTTAAGGACTTGTTTGACTTTTGTGCTCGTGTTGATATCAAGAAAGTAAACAAACGCGTTATCGAAAAACTGATTTACGCGGGCGCGCTTGATAGGCTTGGTCCTCATCGTGCTGCAATGATGGCATCACTTAACGATGCAGTTAAAGCTGCCAGCCAACACCATCAGGCTGAAGCGTTTGGTCAGTCCGATATGTTTGGTGTGTTAACCGACGCGCCAGAAGAAGTAGAACAAAAATATACACAAGTACCGCCGTGGCCGGAAAAGGTTTGGTTAGAAGGCGAAAGGGATACATTAGGCCTGTATCTTACTGGTCATCCCATTAATGCGCATTTAAAGGAACTTGCTAAGTATACCAGTTGTCGACTAAATGATGCTCAGCCAACACGAAGAGATCAGTCGCTAACCATTGCAGGGCTAGTTATTGCAGCCCGAGTAATGACAACTAAGCGAGGGACTCGCATCGGTTTGATGACATTAGACGATCGTTCAGCTCGAATGGAAGTCATGCTATTCTCTGATGCATTAGAAAAGTATGCTGAACTTCTTGAAATAGATAAAATTTTGGTCATTTCCGGACAGGTCAGCTTTGATGACTTTAACGGTGGCCTTAAAATGTCGGCGCGAGATGTCATGGATCTTGGAAATGCCCGTGAAAAATACGCACGTGCGTTGTCCGTATCTATTTTAGAAGAACAAATAGATAGCCAATTTTTTGAGCGTTTTAGTCAGATACTAGAACCTCATCGAGCGGGAACCGTACCAGTCAATGTCTACTACCAACGCCACGATGCCCGTGCGCGGCTTGCTCTTGGTGTAGAGTGGCGAGTTACGCCAAACGACACATTGATCGACGAATTAAAGCAGCTACTTGGCCAAGGTCAGGTAGAACTGGAATTTAACTAA
- the tilS gene encoding tRNA lysidine(34) synthetase TilS codes for MLAFFIFEVFVLYSAFSQILHDNRQSGHRIVLALSGGVDSRVLLDLLIRYRAENQAVECCAVHVHHGLSPNADLWLERCKQWCMASDMSFFSHRVNLALPQGESLEEIAREARYQALRSHVSDGDILLTGQHSGDQLETFLLALKRGSGPKGLSSMAQVMPFEAGWLVRPLLTQSRREIEDYALHHQLNWNEDESNQDQRYDRNFLRHSILPKLTERWPSIEASVQRSAELCAEQQALLDELLTEKLEACLHRDGSLVIDLLASQSEIARHQLLRMWLARLRVRMPSRKQLSLIWSEVALSQADANPKLALKAGEIRRFQSRLYWVETYQDLALWQQHLVLNQACSLPDGLGQLILRERREDALLTLRAPIDNEKVWVHFEPQGLSAHPMTRQHSRKLKKLFQEYGVPTWLRKRYPILMYGDRIAAVGNLFVTRHCSGQECELIWYK; via the coding sequence ATGCTCGCTTTTTTTATATTTGAGGTTTTTGTGCTTTATTCTGCTTTTTCACAAATTCTACACGACAATCGCCAAAGTGGTCACCGAATCGTTTTGGCCTTGAGCGGTGGCGTTGACTCACGTGTGTTGCTTGATTTACTGATTCGATATCGCGCTGAAAATCAGGCTGTAGAATGCTGTGCTGTCCATGTTCATCATGGCTTAAGTCCAAATGCCGATCTGTGGCTTGAGCGTTGTAAGCAGTGGTGCATGGCTTCAGACATGTCATTTTTTAGCCATAGGGTGAACTTGGCACTGCCGCAAGGTGAAAGCCTCGAAGAGATTGCGCGTGAGGCAAGATATCAAGCACTACGCTCTCATGTTTCTGATGGAGACATACTGTTAACTGGGCAACACAGTGGTGACCAGCTTGAAACCTTTTTGTTAGCGCTTAAGCGAGGCAGTGGTCCGAAAGGTTTATCCAGTATGGCTCAGGTTATGCCATTTGAGGCGGGTTGGTTGGTTAGGCCGTTACTTACTCAATCACGGCGTGAAATTGAAGATTATGCGTTACATCACCAGTTAAACTGGAACGAAGACGAAAGCAACCAAGACCAACGTTATGATCGAAACTTTTTACGGCATTCCATACTGCCAAAATTAACCGAGCGTTGGCCTAGTATTGAGGCGTCAGTTCAACGTAGTGCAGAATTGTGTGCCGAGCAACAAGCATTACTCGATGAACTTTTGACTGAGAAACTAGAGGCTTGCCTTCATCGTGATGGCAGCCTTGTGATTGACTTACTTGCATCTCAATCAGAAATAGCGCGCCATCAACTGCTGCGAATGTGGTTAGCGCGACTGCGAGTGAGAATGCCAAGCAGAAAGCAGTTGAGTCTTATTTGGAGCGAGGTAGCGTTAAGTCAGGCTGATGCCAACCCTAAATTAGCCTTGAAAGCTGGTGAAATACGCCGTTTTCAATCTCGTCTCTATTGGGTGGAAACTTACCAAGACCTTGCACTTTGGCAGCAACACTTAGTGCTCAACCAAGCTTGTTCGCTTCCCGATGGCTTGGGCCAACTTATATTAAGAGAGAGAAGAGAAGACGCTTTATTGACCCTTAGGGCACCGATCGACAATGAAAAAGTATGGGTACACTTTGAACCGCAAGGATTATCGGCTCACCCAATGACACGACAACACAGCAGAAAATTGAAGAAATTGTTCCAAGAGTACGGCGTTCCGACTTGGTTGCGTAAAAGATATCCTATTTTGATGTATGGAGACAGGATTGCCGCGGTAGGGAACCTTTTTGTTACACGTCACTGTTCTGGGCAAGAATGTGAGCTAATTTGGTATAAATAG
- a CDS encoding c-type cytochrome has product MKKVVVGLVLGLAFMSGSTLAAGDAAAGKTKAAICAACHGADGIAIIPGYPNLKGQNEKYLVDSMKAYKAKQRNGGLAAVMQMQAAMLSDTDIENLAAYFASLK; this is encoded by the coding sequence ATGAAGAAAGTCGTAGTGGGTCTGGTTCTTGGTTTGGCGTTTATGAGTGGTTCAACATTAGCCGCTGGTGACGCGGCTGCGGGTAAAACCAAAGCAGCAATTTGCGCTGCTTGTCATGGTGCTGATGGCATTGCCATTATTCCGGGTTACCCAAACCTTAAAGGCCAAAACGAAAAATACTTAGTGGATTCAATGAAAGCGTACAAAGCGAAGCAACGTAACGGCGGTTTAGCAGCCGTTATGCAAATGCAAGCCGCTATGCTAAGTGATACTGATATTGAAAACCTAGCCGCTTACTTCGCTAGTCTTAAGTAG
- the accA gene encoding acetyl-CoA carboxylase carboxyl transferase subunit alpha, translating to MSPNFLEFEKPIAELEAKIEALRDVSRHGGDTAVDLDKEIKQLEDKSLELKKKIFSDLGAWQVAQLARHPQRPYTLDYVENVFTEFDELKGDRAFADDKAIIGGMARLEGRPVMIIGHQKGRETKEKVLRNFGMPKPEGYRKALRLMKMAERFKMPIITFIDTAGAYPGVGAEERGQSEAIATNLKEMSSLTVPVICNVVGEGGSGGALAIGVGDYVNMLQYSTYSVISPEGCASILWRDSDKAPQAAEAMGLIAPRLKELELIDEIIEEPLGGAHRDKIAVAENMKATLLKQLEDLEQLDEETLLERRFQRLMSYGYC from the coding sequence ATGAGCCCGAATTTTCTTGAGTTTGAGAAGCCAATTGCAGAACTAGAAGCTAAGATTGAAGCCTTGCGTGATGTCTCTCGTCACGGTGGTGATACTGCTGTCGATCTAGATAAAGAGATCAAGCAACTAGAAGATAAAAGCTTAGAGCTTAAAAAGAAAATCTTCAGTGATCTTGGTGCTTGGCAAGTTGCTCAACTGGCACGCCATCCTCAGCGTCCTTACACGTTAGATTACGTTGAAAACGTATTTACTGAATTTGACGAGCTAAAGGGCGATCGCGCTTTTGCCGATGATAAAGCGATTATTGGCGGCATGGCTCGTTTAGAAGGTCGTCCAGTGATGATCATTGGTCACCAAAAGGGCCGCGAAACCAAAGAAAAAGTGTTACGTAACTTTGGTATGCCAAAACCAGAAGGTTACCGCAAAGCGCTACGTTTAATGAAAATGGCAGAGCGTTTTAAAATGCCAATCATTACCTTTATTGATACCGCGGGTGCATACCCAGGTGTTGGTGCTGAAGAGCGCGGTCAATCTGAAGCGATTGCAACCAACCTAAAAGAAATGTCGAGCCTAACCGTTCCTGTTATCTGTAATGTGGTTGGTGAAGGCGGTTCAGGCGGTGCACTCGCTATTGGTGTCGGTGATTACGTGAACATGCTTCAGTACTCGACATACTCTGTTATCTCTCCTGAAGGCTGCGCGTCTATTTTGTGGCGTGATTCAGACAAAGCCCCGCAAGCAGCAGAAGCGATGGGTTTGATTGCTCCTCGTCTTAAAGAGCTTGAACTGATCGATGAAATCATTGAGGAGCCACTAGGTGGTGCCCACCGTGATAAGATTGCTGTTGCTGAGAACATGAAAGCAACGCTACTTAAGCAATTAGAAGATCTAGAACAGCTTGATGAAGAAACATTGCTTGAGCGTCGCTTCCAACGTTTGATGAGCTACGGTTACTGTTAA
- the lpxB gene encoding lipid-A-disaccharide synthase yields MTTKRPLRIGIIAGELSGDTLGEGFIKAVKLRYPDAEFIGIGGPKMIAQGCQSLFNMEELAVMGLVEVLGRLPRLLKVKAALIKEFTQNPPDVFIGIDAPDFNLRVELDLKKAGIKTVHYVSPSVWAWRPKRIFKIDKATDLVLAFLPFEKAFYDKYQVACEFIGHTLADAIPMESDQRAARKLLNLEQSKKWLAVLPGSRGGEVGLISQPFIETCQKLHKQHPDVGFVVAAVNEKRKQQFEQIWQQYAPELDFTIVQDTARNVITASDAVLLASGTVTLECMLLKRPMVVGYKVNKLTGWIVQKLAITKHVALPNIMAGKELVREFILDDCNVENLYPPLEHALFGDNAALIETFNEMHQWIKKDADTQAAAAVLNLIGK; encoded by the coding sequence ATGACAACAAAGCGACCATTACGAATCGGTATTATTGCCGGAGAATTGTCTGGTGACACGCTGGGTGAAGGGTTTATCAAAGCCGTAAAGCTGCGATATCCAGATGCTGAGTTCATCGGTATTGGCGGCCCTAAGATGATCGCACAAGGGTGCCAGTCACTTTTTAATATGGAAGAGTTGGCCGTAATGGGGCTGGTTGAAGTATTAGGTCGCCTGCCTAGATTACTGAAAGTGAAAGCTGCCCTCATTAAAGAATTTACTCAAAATCCGCCAGACGTATTTATTGGTATTGATGCACCAGACTTTAACTTGCGTGTCGAATTAGACTTAAAAAAAGCTGGAATAAAAACCGTGCACTATGTAAGTCCTTCGGTGTGGGCTTGGCGTCCAAAACGCATTTTTAAAATAGATAAAGCAACCGACTTAGTTTTGGCTTTTTTGCCGTTTGAAAAAGCGTTTTATGATAAGTACCAAGTGGCGTGTGAATTTATTGGTCATACACTTGCTGACGCTATCCCCATGGAATCGGATCAACGAGCGGCGAGAAAGTTACTCAATTTAGAACAAAGTAAAAAGTGGTTAGCCGTGTTGCCGGGGAGTCGTGGCGGGGAGGTTGGCCTTATCTCACAACCGTTTATCGAAACGTGCCAAAAGTTACACAAACAACATCCTGACGTTGGCTTTGTTGTCGCAGCGGTAAACGAGAAACGTAAACAACAGTTCGAACAAATTTGGCAGCAATACGCACCTGAATTGGACTTTACCATAGTGCAAGATACGGCCCGTAATGTCATTACGGCATCAGATGCGGTTTTATTGGCGTCGGGTACCGTTACTTTAGAGTGCATGCTGTTGAAAAGACCCATGGTGGTTGGTTATAAGGTCAATAAGCTAACAGGTTGGATAGTGCAAAAGTTGGCGATTACTAAGCACGTCGCTTTGCCTAACATTATGGCCGGTAAAGAGCTAGTAAGAGAGTTTATCTTAGACGATTGCAATGTCGAAAACCTATATCCTCCGTTAGAGCATGCCTTATTTGGTGACAATGCGGCGTTAATTGAAACATTCAATGAAATGCACCAGTGGATAAAAAAAGACGCCGACACGCAAGCAGCAGCTGCAGTACTCAATTTGATTGGAAAATAA
- a CDS encoding OmpH family outer membrane protein, with product MKNIVKAAGLSLVVLSSSFFAQAAEAAQKIGYVNTAQIFQALPQREAVQKKLQAEFKDKGAELKALEAKIKTKVEQARRDGELLGDDGMRNLQIQIAGLEAEYKIKGQSLEKLGARRENEEKQKLFKLIQKAIGQVAEKEGYDMIVDASALQYAKPDLDLSEKVIKELK from the coding sequence TTGAAAAATATCGTTAAAGCAGCAGGCCTAAGCCTAGTAGTATTAAGCAGCTCATTCTTTGCCCAAGCGGCTGAAGCAGCTCAAAAAATTGGCTATGTGAATACTGCACAAATATTCCAAGCTCTCCCACAGCGCGAAGCAGTACAAAAAAAGCTTCAAGCTGAATTTAAAGACAAAGGTGCCGAGCTAAAAGCATTGGAAGCAAAAATCAAAACTAAAGTAGAACAAGCTCGTCGTGATGGTGAATTGCTTGGTGATGACGGCATGCGTAATTTGCAGATCCAAATCGCCGGTTTGGAAGCAGAGTACAAAATCAAAGGTCAATCGCTTGAGAAACTAGGCGCTAGACGTGAAAATGAAGAAAAACAAAAATTGTTCAAGTTGATCCAGAAAGCAATCGGTCAAGTAGCTGAGAAAGAAGGCTACGACATGATTGTTGATGCAAGCGCACTTCAGTACGCAAAGCCTGACTTGGATCTTTCTGAAAAAGTGATTAAAGAACTAAAATAA